The DNA window CATAGCCTTTGACGAGGCCAGGAGGGAGGCCTCGTTAGTAGCCGAGTACATGAGAAGACATGGGCCTTTCATGCCTCACAGGCTCGGCCCTGACGAGATGGAGTACACCACGTTGCCCGACGTGCTTAAGAGGCTTGAGGGCAGGTTCAGGCCCTTCGACCTTGGCTATAAGCCGGTAATAAAGCATGAGGAGCTTTAAGCTGCAGGACTTTCCAGGCCCTAAGGCCTAACCTTTCTACTTCGATCGCATCAAGCCTCTTTTAGCGGGCGGCCCTCTGAGGGCATGTGAGGGCGTATGGCTAGGCTAGTCTTTGCCATAAACTTCAAGGCCTACGACACGGCCTTTAATGAGAGGGCCGTTGAGATAGCCAGAGAAGCCTCAAGGGCCTCGTCAAGGCACAACAACGTCAGGATAATACTTATAGTGCCGGGTGTCACAATTTCAAAGGTTTTACCTGTCTACGAGGATATATACGTAGAGCACGCAGACCCCCTCGACTTTGGGGCCTACACAGGCTACCTGCCAGTTAGCGCTGTTAAGTTCAGCGGAGCCAAGGGAGTCCTGGTAAACCACAGCGAGCACAAGATTGTCTACAGGGACGTCGCTAAGGTAATAGAGGCTGCGTCGAAGGACGGCCTAGAGACCATGGCCTGCGCCGACACCCCTGGAGAGGCCTCAGGGCTGGCGTTCCTGAGGCCGACGTTCATTGCCATAGAGCCGCCAGAGCTTATAGGCACAGGAGTGTCTGTTTCAAAGGCTAAGCCTGAGGTCATAACTGACGGTGTTAAAGCTGTCAGGGCAGTGGCTGACATACCGGTCCTCGCGGGTGCCGGCATAACGTATAGGGAGGACGTGACGCGCGCCGTAGAGCTTGGGGCCAGCGGGGTGCTGCTGGCCAGCGCCGTGATGAAGGCAAAGGAGCCGGGTAAGGTAATAGAGGACTTTGCTGATGCCCTCAGCTCTGTTGCGCGGTAGGTTGCGGGCTCTCTAGCTCCTTAATCTTAGGCTCTATGTACTTTTCAACTTCGTCAAAGTACTTTCTGCACTCATCAAGCATGTTCATAAGCTTCGCCGTGTTGAGCCTCACCAGCTTCCTTGGCCTGCCCCTTCCCTCTATCTTTAGCTTGCTTGTGCTCACGATCCCCAGCCCAGTGAGGTCGTTGATCACCCTCAGGACCAGCGGGTAGCTCACGTTAAGCTCCTTCGTGAGATCCCTTACGCTTATCTCCTTGCGCTCCAGCAGCGCCTCTATTATCTGTGCCGAGACCTCAGGGTCAGGGACTGAGGCGCACTGTATTAGGGCCTTCAAATACTTAAAGGTCTTACCTTCCACCTCAGGTCCCGCTTAGCACCTATCAAACGAAACTTATTAATTTTTCTCTTTTAAATATTAAGACGTAGAGGCCCCCCTGTACTTCTTTACGGCCATGTCACCCACGAAGTCTAGCAGGGCTTCCCTGGCCCCTGCGCCAATGTCGAGCATCCTAGCGTCCCTGGCCAGCCACTCAAGCCTGGAGCCCTTGTTGAAGCCGGACCCTCCCATGATCTGGACGGCGACCCACGTGGCTCTCTGGGCCACCTCAGCGCCGAGAAGCTTCGCCATGGCAGCGTCGTAAGGATCGGGCAGGCCGCCCTCAGCCTTAGCTATAGCCTCGCTTATGAGGGCGTCAAGAGCCCTTGACTTTATCTCGAGGTCTGCCAGGGTCCACCTTATCCCTTGGAATTCTCCGAGCTCCTTTCCAAAGATGACCTTCCTAAGGGCCTTGGGGGCTGCCTCCTCAAGAGCCCCTTCCTTTATTCCGAGGCCTATCATGCCGTACCCGAGCCTCTCATAGTTGACGGTCTCCAGGGCCTCCCGTACACCCTTGCCCGGCGTTCCAACTCTAACGCCGCGCGACCCCTTGAATACAACCTTTGAGACCCCAGCGCCCCTGAAGGTGTAGAGATCCTGAACCTCAACTTCAACGCTCGGGTCCCTCTCCACAAGGTAAAGTGTTGGCCCGCTGGGCCCATTTGCAAGGACTAGGAACCTATCAGCATATGCGGCGTTGCTGGCGAAGACCTTCTCGCCGGTTATCAGCGCCTCATTTCCCCTCTCCTCGGCGACCGTCTTTAAGTTGGCCTTTATGTCAGTGCCCCCTCCGGGCTCAGTGATGCAAATGGAGTAGACGTGACCCTCCTGCTTAAGCCTAAAGGCCGCGGCTGAGGAAGACATTATTATGTGGGCCACGGCTGGGCTCCACTTGGAGGCCTCCTTGACGATGCTGTAGACGGCCCGGGGCCCCAGGGAAAGCGCGTTGAAGGCCCCCCTAGAGGCTAACTCCTTGATGAGCTCCTCGTCAGCTATGTTCCTTTCGTCTATCTCTCTAGCCTTCCGCGGGAGGGCTCCGTTTAGGAAGCCTATGATGTCCTCAGAGTTCATGTGAACCCCCGGACTAGCTCTCTGAGCTAAATATTTAAGGGCCTTACGTGCGGCTATCCAGGGGAGAAGCCTATGCCCATGAGACCTGGCCGCTGCTACTCGCATGTGACAAGCCAGCCTTACACTAGGAAGGAGTACATCCACGGGGCCCCGCAGCCTAAGATTTCCAAGTTCACGGCTGGGACCCCAGCCATACGGAGCAACTATGAGGTGAGGGTTCAGCTTATATCACTTGAGAGGGGCCAGATGCGCTCAAACGCGCTAGAGGCAGCTAGACTGATGGCCTCAAAGTACCTCTCGGTGACGGCTGGTGATCCTAACTACTTCATGGTGGTTAAGACCTACCCGCATCAGGTGATAAGGGAGAACAAGATGATGGCGTTCGCCGGAGCGGACAGGCTCCAGGATGGCATGAGACTCTCCTTTGGGACTCCTATAGGTACCGCCGCTGTAGTGGAGCCCGGCAGCGTTATAATAGAGGTTTACGGTAAGGCCTCAGACCTTGACAAGATAAAGGAGGCCCTCAGGAGGGCTTCCGCAAAGATACCGCTCAGGACGCGCATTGTAATTAAGGAGACTAGGAGTAGCGGCTCCGAGGGAGCGCCAGCCGACAAGGGCGGGAACGCTCAGACAAGCTAGTCCCAACAGGGCCCGCGATAATGGTGTTTAGAAGTCCTTTTGTACATAA is part of the Acidilobus sp. 7A genome and encodes:
- a CDS encoding triose-phosphate isomerase, coding for MARLVFAINFKAYDTAFNERAVEIAREASRASSRHNNVRIILIVPGVTISKVLPVYEDIYVEHADPLDFGAYTGYLPVSAVKFSGAKGVLVNHSEHKIVYRDVAKVIEAASKDGLETMACADTPGEASGLAFLRPTFIAIEPPELIGTGVSVSKAKPEVITDGVKAVRAVADIPVLAGAGITYREDVTRAVELGASGVLLASAVMKAKEPGKVIEDFADALSSVAR
- a CDS encoding HTH domain-containing protein, with the translated sequence MKALIQCASVPDPEVSAQIIEALLERKEISVRDLTKELNVSYPLVLRVINDLTGLGIVSTSKLKIEGRGRPRKLVRLNTAKLMNMLDECRKYFDEVEKYIEPKIKELESPQPTAQQS
- a CDS encoding acyl-CoA dehydrogenase, translated to MNSEDIIGFLNGALPRKAREIDERNIADEELIKELASRGAFNALSLGPRAVYSIVKEASKWSPAVAHIIMSSSAAAFRLKQEGHVYSICITEPGGGTDIKANLKTVAEERGNEALITGEKVFASNAAYADRFLVLANGPSGPTLYLVERDPSVEVEVQDLYTFRGAGVSKVVFKGSRGVRVGTPGKGVREALETVNYERLGYGMIGLGIKEGALEEAAPKALRKVIFGKELGEFQGIRWTLADLEIKSRALDALISEAIAKAEGGLPDPYDAAMAKLLGAEVAQRATWVAVQIMGGSGFNKGSRLEWLARDARMLDIGAGAREALLDFVGDMAVKKYRGASTS
- a CDS encoding 50S ribosomal protein L16, which translates into the protein MPMRPGRCYSHVTSQPYTRKEYIHGAPQPKISKFTAGTPAIRSNYEVRVQLISLERGQMRSNALEAARLMASKYLSVTAGDPNYFMVVKTYPHQVIRENKMMAFAGADRLQDGMRLSFGTPIGTAAVVEPGSVIIEVYGKASDLDKIKEALRRASAKIPLRTRIVIKETRSSGSEGAPADKGGNAQTS